The genomic region cgtgtgtaaccgtgatggtctctttccggcggagtccgggaagtgaacacggtgttggagttatgcttgacgtaggttgttctaggatcacttcttgatcatacttctatcgaccgtgctttgccttcgcttctcgctctcttttgcgtatgtttagccaccatatatgctagttgcttgctgcagctccacctcatacctttaccttacccataagcttaaatagtcttgatcgcgagggtgcgagattgctgagtccccgtgactcacagatacttccaaaaccagtttgcaggtgccgttgaaccgagcaggtgacgcaaccaagcttaggaggagctcgatgaagatcttgtcccttgtgttgtttcgttctagctgatcagtagtggagctcagttggggtcgatcggggacctttgtcgcatttggggttcttcttttattttggttccgtagtcggaccttgattgtatctggttgatgtaatgctttattcatgtaattgtgtgaagtggcggttgtaagccaactatgtatctcttttcccttattgtattacatgggttgtttgcgaagattgcctcacttgcgacattgctttcaatgcggttatgcctctaagtcgtgcttcgacacgtgggagatatagccgcatcgagggcgtgacaccatcgtccaccaccctggtgctctcggcgcagcgtggtcaacgtggtcaacaaacgacatccatcggacatcgactgtacatggagaggctgacagctgggtccacggccgcacacaaggaaatgcctccttattacacgcaaaataatgattcctccacctgacatctgggacccaccggaaggtcctctaaattttgcgaaaaaacgttcctcccgctgacaggccggacccaccagctatatcttcgcacgcaagaaagtgcctccttattacgcacaaaaaaatgaatactccccctgctagctgggacccaacatagtgggaggatgacttgtcggcctactaagttgatggggacggagggctttgtcaacttagtcaatatgaacaattctagctccagttaccctacgatgtacatccaacggccacagtgcttcttcaacctctcgtcttcttgctccagccccccaaagcagcgtcggtcgtgccgcctgctcctgcctcccgtggcgggctgtgctgccgcagaggcctcaccgccccctactactcccaccgctggccaggccctgcggcgacggcagcctcacaccacagccgaaccagtgaaccctcatactcctctatgcgtgggcatgcactgccgcgtcttccctggctccgcgtcgttcccttcctaggcctcgtcgtcgccaccaccttggtactctcggcgcggcgtggtcaatgtggtcaacaaccgacttccaacggaagagtaccgtacgtggagaggctgacagcttggtccacggccgtagcaaggaagtgcctccttattacgcgaaacataatgattcctccacctgacagtagggacccaccggacgggccaccgtatttcacgaaaaaaatgtttcccccttggCTACTGGAACCCACCATCTACatattcacacgcaaggaagtgcattcatattacgggcaaaaaaatgattcgccccctcactgctgggacccaccagctacatcttcacacgcaagaaagtgcctgacagtcgggacccacctggtcgaagcgtacgtagcgttgtcattctggttgcgaatgtgtacgtacatactggtcgatgtagaggcgcgcacgtgtcgtggtagaggcacgcacgtagcatgtacatgtatgtacagcggccagggtgcaagaaataaaatacgaccacgtacgtacatacgtgcCGGGTCTCGAACGCccactcacgcatacgtacgaccagggctcatgtacatggctgggtcggaacgaagaaactgtgtcagcgtcgtgttcatggggaggcaacgaaatgcgtcgtgttcatcgcgaggcaacggaacacgtgttgTTCATCAGGAGCCAGCCAGCTTGGACGGACCAGCCGATGGAAGCGAGGCCTAGCATatcgcagaacgaaggaaacggtcttgtgttcgaccggccacggtcaaaacgggattctgttcatcgggaagggtttgGCGTatcgtaaaacggaggaaacggacctcctacggtcaaaagggggtcctgttgatcgggaggggtatggcgtaccgcaaaacggaggaaacagacttttgttggagcgctactgtcgaaacaggggtcctgttcatcgggaggtgtgtggcgtaccacaaaactggactccacgggatactgttcatttccatcgtcgaccttctccagcctccacgggctattgttcatccaccatcgaacTCCTCTAGCCTCGACCTAcaactattcatccacgggctcttgttcatccagcctccaccgcgcgctcctccaccggctactattcatccagcccatcacagggtcctgttcatccagccctccacagggtcctgttcatccaggcctccacggggtcctattcattcactggctcgatcgatcgggttaCTGTTCATCAAGCGGCAACGggctctactaccatggggtcctattcatccaaccccccaccgggaactgttcatccaaccccccccccccccaacaatgctcattgttcatccataggcaacatcgataggcttcagttagtagcagtagcgaagaatcactcgggttcagttaacagcaagggatcgatcgatcgctcgggttcagtaacgcgtagcctgcagtgcaatcgctcgggttcagttagagcccaatgcctcgctcgggttcaattagatcctaatgcctcgcacacacgcgcgtacgtaccagagaaacgcgcatcgcttggcccccgaccgcccaccgtaatcgggaactccctgatattttcctcgccctcgcttctaccatggttttttccataatggacggcccaaagaatgtcatgcagctgcgtctccggcccgcccaggatgaaaagcccattttttatcatgattttttgtcatagaagtaggaccccatcacatctatgatgataccgggttttgtcacaattatcgtcatataagtgtcataagtatgacagaaaaaatttcgttcggcccaaaatgtcacgaaagtgtcttttttgtagtgtgaagtcattgcatttttgcttagtaggttgtgcacaagtttcatatccgcctattgtgcaatcatgctagcgtctctctagagttgtgcaacaagagcattttcatggattccacattttggctcactccttggttgcacgaccccatttatctatttgcgtgtgtgttttcgtATACCActttttgctattggtctacttgttgcatttgcaaatttgcgtaTCTTTTCCAACTTTATTgagtctcactaacaattgcatcaaattttgtgctaccatcctaaccaagctccaccataagcttttacttgtgtaagtgtgagaaccgacaagaattggtaccaattgtgctattcccttgttacacatttgagggATCatcgatccatcttcaacattggtaaaggtacatttggtataagttcttctctttctcccactcacatattttcttggaatgatggataggccaagttcttctaccaacccactcttcatcgagcaagatgacaACATGACCTCCTTCATCACCAAGAGCCACATCTTCAGCGCACAAAGAGCTTTGCACCGAGAGCAACAGGCTCTGGGtaaccgcatcgacaacctcaccaccgacttaagacaatccgagcaacgtacaggagactacttcgacacatgcATGGCCTCTCTAACGTAAGACATTCGAGCCATGTTgttcaaccgctcttctacctcgTCATCCTACtaaagacggagccgctcgagtcgacactccgacgacaccatctccgtctcaagtacaccgacatcgaacactcttcgacgagccgtgcACCAAGATCGGCAAGCAAACCACAATCCTCTACACCACACTGATCATCAAGAGTAACGCGCGCAAGAACATCGACATCGCCAAAATCAAGGCTCAAATACCTTGAGTATCAGGACCATCTCTTCCGGAATCATTTGGTGACATGGTTCTTGGTATTAGTTCACCTTCTCGAATCCTTGGCACCAACTgtacagtggcaaatcagtcaaaGCAAAGATTGGGGAACTCTGTAACTGGTTACACTGCATGTCAGTGCCAAATAGCACTAAACTATTGATTTGGTAGAACTTCATTGTTGCACAATAGTGGCTTAGATGTCAGAACCAAATTAGAATGCCCCATTACTGACGAACAGTATAGTAGAACACAACTTCTGGTATTGTAATGGGAGAGagttattactccctctgttccaaaatagatgactcaaccttgtactaactttatactaaagttagtacaaggttgagtcatctattttgaaacggaggaagtacatgtTATCTCATGATTCacctcccctttggtcccggtgaCATGGATGACCTCCATCCACGCGATGGCCTCCTCCAGCTCGAGAATCTAACCAAATTCACGCGTATCAAACAACACATTCCCTCATCGCGATTCAGGCGGAGCATGAGGAGGAGGGGACGAACCTGGATGTAGCGGTCCATGAGGTCCCACTGGTTGCGTGGGTTGCCGGTGTGTGCCCACATGTTCTGCGTGAGAGAGGAGAGTTGCCCCAGAACCTCGTCGTACTCCCCCTCCGTCGCGCCACCTACATCCCAATCCCCAACCCGCCGCACGCATCAGCCATCAGTACGGTACCCAACCCAATAGGAACCTGCAGGGTCGCGCTCCTCTCACCTGCATGCGCGGTGGCGGTTGAGGACTCCAAGCTGAGCGGCTCGGACGGCTCACGCAACAGCTCCCCCCGTGGCGAAGGGGTCTCCCGCGGCGACCTGCGGCGGAAGGCACGACGGGCGGCTCCGGTGATAGCTTGGGCGTCGGAGGGCGCGACGGGTGGCTCCGGCGGCAGCTATCGCCGCGGCGGGCAGCTCCCGCGGCAAAGGGCGCGACGACAGACGGGAGGCTGCGGGAAGAACGACGCATGAGGAGGATCGAGGGAATAGCGATCGATGCGGGTATGCGGGAGGCTACGTGGGCGAGAGGTCGTGCAGGTGTGCGGTTTTTTGTCGAACGGCATGGCAGAGTTAGCGATCGATGTGCCTTAATGCGTGGTTTTTTGCATTAAACACGAAAGGATTTAGGACCATTAGATCTCGTTGATGGATGGGTCTGATTGTTTGGTTCTCCGTCCTCTTTTTCTTTTATACGGGCAATAGATAGATAGTAGATAAAATATTAATTGTACGAGAATGCTAAAATCCTACCGACTGCCAGTTTTCGTCAGATCCGCACGACGCCAGCCCGCAAAAATACATACCTCTGGTAGGATTCGAACCGTGGGCGCTTCGAACGACTACATGGTCAACGACCAGCCCGCTAATACTTCGTTGCTGCAAGTTTTGAACCCAGTGTACTATTTGACCAGCTATACTAAATGCGAGAGATAAAGGAAAGAAAAAGTGGATGCTAGTGGGATTTGAGCCTGTGACTTACTAGATGACTTACTAGGATCTCAACCAGGCTGACTAAATTCCTTTGGTGACTGGGTGTAGGTAACTTACTTCTTGTATATCATTTTTAATACGAAATTGAGGAAAACATCAGACTAGTTGTTTTATTGACCCGTCTGGTTTTAAAATAGCTATACGACATCAAACTAGTTGTTTTATTGACGGTATGGAAAATAGCTTTTCcgctttcttttcttttgttgagcttctcTAGTCTATCATTACGTACATATTACTTGCGGAAATAGGCATATATACAAATAATTTTATTGGTAATTTGTCCCAAGAAAAATCAAGTTGTTGAAAATATGCTCAGGTAACTTCTATGTAAATATCACGGTATTTTTATGCACCGCGATCCTGTTAATTTACGTGGAAATACTACGGTAACTTTGGCCCAGAAAGAAAAGTTGTTTTGCAACATACACTATTAACTTCTATGGAAATAATACGATAATTTATAAATCGTAGACCTAATAGTTTACGTACAAACATAATGATTGCTTCAATCCTGGAAAAATGGTAGAAACAATATATCCGGCAACTTATGTGTAAATAACATAGAATGTCATGCAGTCCCATGAGTCTCACCTCATCGAACGAAAAGGCAGCTAGGATTTCTACCTCCCGTTGGCAGCACCGTCGATCTACCACGTCTCCGGTGGCCTTATGGCCATGGGTGCGCGGTGGATCCCGGcgcttgccggcgggagggctctgtTTTTTGGTGCTTTaagttttgttaaggtttgtgtCCAGCTCAGTAAGACAAGACGGCGGTAGCTTCTTGAAGTTATCGGGCTAGATGTACTATAGTTATCAACATGGTTATTTTGAAATTATCGGGCTAGATGTACTATATTTACCAGCATGATTATTTTGTAGTTATCGGGCTAGATGTACTATAGTTACCAATATGGTTACTATGCAGTTATCGGGCCAGATGTACTATAGTTATCAACATGGTTCATTTTTGTAGTTATCTGGTTGCATGTGGTATAATACACGCATGGTAGATTATGCAAATTAACATGataatttacacatcacagacctgaTAACTCATAcacaaacaccatgataactttgaCCCGAGAGAAAAAAATGTTGAAGACACCCCCCTTCCCCCCAATACCTTCTgcataaatagcatgataatttacacATCACAGATCTGTTAACTCACGCACAAACACCGTGATAACTTTAACCCGGGAGAAAAAGTTGTTGAAGACATCCCCGATAGCTTCAgcataaatagcatgataatttagaCACCACAAACCCGATAATTCATGCgcaaacaccatgataactttaCCGAGGGTGGGGGAGGTGTTAACTTATATATAAATACCACGGTAAGTTTGATCCTGGGGTGGTTGGAGGGGAGGAAGTTGTTTGAAAACATACCCCCCCCCCTCGCGATAACTCTTGTTGTTGAAAATGTACCACGGTAACTCATCTGTAAGTAGCATGATACTAGACAATCTTCATACCTGATAACTTACTTAGCCCAACCGTAACTATTGGCATGAGAAAAAGTCGTCAGaatatatcaacatgggatctagtttcgaaggttTCGTCGTCGGGAAAGATTTTTCGGTTGGACCCATGGTTGATCTATTAAacattttgaagtttcaaaataaGGAAACTGTAGGATGCCATCAAAACATTTTCTCTCTAATGCATGgatgcatgtgcatgtgaagataaGGTTGGAGGAACCATTTTTATGTCTTGGTAGTTTCTGTGTAATCAACATGATAACTTATGCTCAATTGACGTGATAACTTGTGTAGCACACGTGGTAACTTTTGACCTGAAAAAAAAAGTCGTCGAAACAtgccaacatgagatctagttttgaaggtctcatcgcgacgaatcttttatgtgaaaacagtTTTTTAATCGAAGCGAttgtttgagctacaaaacattttaaagTTTCAAAATAAAAAGAATCTTTTACTGACATCATGAAATTTATTAGTAGTTTGCATGCATGTGACAAACTTTCCTTAGGTGCGAGGCTGCATGCGCGTTTGATAAACAATGTGTGATTAGTTGGGTTATGATCGTCCGGATATATTGCTTAAGTTCAGACTAGTCCGAAGTTAGTCCACTCCTTAATTGTATTGCGCGTTAGTATTAGACAAGATACAAATTGCATGTTGACATTAATATTAGGCATGATATTAAAAAGCGGAAGTGCTAAATACCAGCGCGACATAGACCGGATAGATGCAGTTCAACGGGTGAGATTTGTTGGAtctcaagaactctcatatattgatatAGATATATAGAGAGAGGTAGAGTACTTGTTGGGTTTGTTACCGTAGACAGAGAACAAATGGGCACCCGTTGACACTGTCCAGAATGCCAAATAAGTGGTCAATAGGTTCATATGCTTATAGATCAGGGACCGAGAAAGACGCCACACACACAGGCGAGGCCCCTGTCTCAAATAAGATTGTGGCCATGGTTTTGTAAACTATGATTGGCAGCCCAAAAATTGTTGCAACTTTTTTTTCTGTCCTCCTGCTGCTGATGATGTCCAGCATCTTGCAGATGcccactagaaagaaagaaagaacaccCCCATGTTATTTTTTGGCTACTTTGCCATGCACAAAAGGTGAACCTTATCTACACTCCACCAACTCATCAGATGATGAGTGAGCTGATCTAGCACTAGAAGCAAGTCGTTTGGTCATCAAACTTTTCATCATGGTTTGCAACAGGACAGAAGGGAAAGATGACATGGGAGAAGGGGGGAGCAGCAGCAGATTGGTAAAAGCTGTAAAGCTTTGCACTTTGCATCAGTACATGCGAATTTGAGGATCACATGGTCCATCCAAATCCAAGGGCAACGGTATTTTAATTTCCCCCTCACAAATCACCTAGAGAAAGTTTCAAATTACCAAAATAAGAACAAAATACTCGAGAACTCCCAAATCTCTCAGATCAGCCAGGAGCCCATGGAACGGTGGATTCTACATGTAATAGTAAGGCTGCAGTTTCTCAAGAACTGGTGTTTTTTGCTCATCGTCACATGGACTTGTACAGAAAAGTTTTCCTTTTTCTCACCATCAAGGGTTGAGGAAAAGCACTTTgcggcaaagaagaagaagcacagCAAGAAATTAAGCAAGGAAGAACtagcctagtactagtaagtaggagtAGCAAACATCTCATCAGTAACTCACATCCTTTCTCGCTAGTGCAGCATCCATGGCGATGCCAAGAAACGGCAGGCACCATCCGGTCGGGCCAAGCTAGCCGGGTCGGACGCGCTtctgtccggcggcggcggcggcgcggccggcggCATCGGAGGAGCGCAGCGTGCCCGAAGAGTCGCCCTCCGAGGAGCCGCCGTCCATGGCGGCACCACGGTGCGCGAAGGAGGCGGAGAGGTCGGCGTAGAGGCCGACGACGCGGCGGATGTTGTTGTTGAGCTCCCGAATGAGTCCGACGTTGCGGGTGAGGCTGTCCGGCGCCCGGGACTCGTGGTTCTGGTTGATCTCGGAGATGAGCATCCGGTTCTGGTCCAGGATGCTCTGCACCTGCACGAAGCTCTTGTGGAACGTCTGGATCAGCTTCCCGTCCACCACCTGGTGGTgcccccctccgccgccgccgcctccattgcCCATCCCCGAGAAGCTCTCGCCTTCCATCCCTTTTCCCCTCTCCAAACTCTTGTTGATTCTCCTTCACCAGAGCTAGCTAGAGTCTCCCCTGAAATTGACCCATAAATTACAAAATTAGTTGGCTAAACTTTGCATTTATGTGGGGATCGGGCAGTACTGGAAACAAATAAAGACCCATCAAGAACATCTAGCACAAAGAATAAATGTGCGGGTATTGTACAAGGCAATACTAGCACGCAATCGAGGCAGCGGGTTAAAAAAAATCTGCATGTGAAACCCATTGTGAAGATGAAACCCAAGACAATAAATCACCTCTCTGAATTTCCTCTTAGAAAATAACCAAGCATCAGGGGAGCCGGCCGGCTGGCTCTATCAACTAGAATGGCCGCAAGTAGGTACTACCATTGTGCGCATGGGATTCAAGAAGTTGAAATACGAGCGGAGGGG from Triticum aestivum cultivar Chinese Spring chromosome 4A, IWGSC CS RefSeq v2.1, whole genome shotgun sequence harbors:
- the LOC123085998 gene encoding protein ELF4-LIKE 4 produces the protein MEGESFSGMGNGGGGGGGGHHQVVDGKLIQTFHKSFVQVQSILDQNRMLISEINQNHESRAPDSLTRNVGLIRELNNNIRRVVGLYADLSASFAHRGAAMDGGSSEGDSSGTLRSSDAAGRAAAAAGQKRVRPG